The Bos taurus isolate L1 Dominette 01449 registration number 42190680 breed Hereford chromosome 18, ARS-UCD2.0, whole genome shotgun sequence genome has a window encoding:
- the LOC783562 gene encoding LOW QUALITY PROTEIN: zinc finger and SCAN domain-containing protein 5B (The sequence of the model RefSeq protein was modified relative to this genomic sequence to represent the inferred CDS: substituted 1 base at 1 genomic stop codon) translates to MVDRLVLEQFVMCMPQDIHILVKSSGAETCKDLEEVLRKKQKLTKWAVVRVQGEDFLMPVSGVEMLGSEVSERHSEEDQAREPQSTVSVIPPDEGQQESRDGQHLPGAKDLLRGQGQKALLLETILETVEPEGQTPSKENLEKDLVKDTGVTRTLSAQEPELLQDHEGDVSTPNLSRXGPLKNRRHVKRKRDSSPSCQDVLQEAATCLDQGEFSGRLGFHSLGSSGTGGPTSLPEGAGTPGRAPSECKVCKKSFPYQSQLTLHQSTHTGERPFQCDICARGFIQPSDLGVHQRIHTGEKHYSCDICIKKFTHDSTLRAHKRTHTQEKPFLCEHCDRAFGHRGNLSVHRCTHSGLKPYVCPECHSAFSQLGTFKRHRKIHSR, encoded by the exons ATGGTGGACAGGCTGGTGCTGGAGCAGTTCGTGATGTGCATGCCGCAGGACATCCACATCTTAGTCAAAAGTAGTGGTGCCGAGACTTGTAAGGATCTGGAAGAGGTGCTGAGAAAGAAGCAGAAACTGACGAAATGG GCTGTAGTCCGTGTCCAAGGTGAGGATTTTTTGATGCCAGTCTCGGGTGTTGAGATGTTAGGATCTGAGGTCAGTGAGAGGCACAGTGAGGAAGACCAAGCCAGGGAGCCCCAGTCTACAGTCAGTGTCATCCCTCCAGACGAGGGCCAGCAGGAAAGCCGAGACGGGCAGCATCTGCCAGGAGCCAAGGACCTGTTGAGGGGGCAG GGCCAGAAAGCTCTCCTGCTAGAGACCATTCTTGAAACAGTTGAACCGGAGGGTCAGACGCCCTCCAAGGAGAACTTGGAGAAGGACCTGGTGAAAGACACAGGAGTGACAAGAACCCTTTCGGCTCAAGAGCCTGAACTTCTGCAGGATCATG AGGGAGATGTTTCCACCCCGAATTTATCCAGATGAGGTCCTCTGAAGAATCGCAGACACGTCAAAAGGAAACGGGACAGCAGTCCCTCTTGCCAAGACGTGCTTCAAGAGGCAGCCACGTGTTTGGATCAAGGAGAGTTCTCAGGACGACTTGGGTTCCATTCCCTTGGTTCATCTGGCACTGGGGGACCCACCAGTCTTCCTGAGGGAGCAGGAACCCCAGGACGGGCACCCTCTGAATGCAAGGTGTGCAAAAAGAGCTTTCCTTATCAATCTCAGCTTACCTTGCACCAGAGTACACACACAGGAGAGAGGCCCTTTCAATGTGACATCTGTGCCAGAGGGTTCATACAGCCTTCAGACCTGGGGGTTCACCAGCGGATCCACACTGGCGAGAAGCACTACAGCTGTGACATCTGCATCAAGAAGTTCACCCACGACTCCACACTGCGCGCTCACAAGAGGACCCACACCCAGGAGAAGCCTTTCCTCTGTGAGCACTGTGACAGAGCTTTCGGCCACCGAGGGAACCTCAGTGTTCACCGGTGCACCCACTCTGGCCTCAAGCCCTACGTGTGCCCCGAGTGTCACAGTGCCTTCAGTCAGCTGGGGACTTTCAAACGCCACCGGAAAATCCATTCCAGATGA
- the LOC104968500 gene encoding zinc finger and SCAN domain-containing protein 5B-like gives MAEDQTFFQGCENITDSLGAESLASVPPQDTLMENSECDQENWHVRFRTFSSSEESDPVKDLKRLRELCHLWLRPDLHTKEQMMDRLVLEQFMICMPLECQVLLKESGVQSCKDLEDVLRNKQKHKTWTIVCIQGQKYLVRDPNIEMVEAKAGHMDDERHLCGGPQPSSRVIPPEDGQEGSQELQNLPGATNLSREQDERALPPETVPETGELEGLTPRENLEKDLLEDRGETKTLQSEAPQLLKGPEADVSTTGGSRRGPLKNRRHMKRKRDSSPTCQDVCQEAATCLDQGEFSGQLGSHSIDVSGTVGPTSLPEGAETPGRAPSECRMCKKSFPYQSQLILHQRTHTGERPFQCDICAKGFIQPSDLRVHERIHTGEKPYSCDLCLKKFTHDSTLRAHKRTHTQEKPFRCEHCDRAFSHRGNLNVHRRIHSGLKPYVCPECHSAFRQLGTFKRHQKIHSR, from the exons ATGGCTGAGGACCAGACATTTTTTCAGGGTTGTGAAAACATCACAGACAGCCTTGGGGCAGAGTCACTGGCGTCCGTGCCACCCCAAGACACACTCATGGAAAACTCAGAGTGTGACCAGGAAAACTGGCACGTCCGGTTCAGAACATTTAGCAGCTCGGAGGAGTCAGACCCCGTCAAGGATCTGAAGAGACTCCGTGAACTCTGCCATCTGTGGCTGAGGCCAGATCTTCACACCAAGGAGCAGATGATGGACAGGCTGGTGCTggagcagttcatgatctgcatGCCCCTGGAGTGCCAGGTCCTGCTCAAAGAAAGTGGGGtgcagagttgcaaagacttggaggACGTGCTGAGAAATAAGCAGAAACACAAGACCTGG ACCATAGTCTGCATACAAGGGCAGAAATATCTTGTGCGTGATCCCAACATTGAGATGGTTGAAGCCAAGGCCGGTCACATGGACGATGAGAGACACCTGTGCGGGGGGCCCCAACCCTCCTCAAGGGTCATACCTCCAGAGGATGGCCAGGAGGGAAGCCAAGAGCTGCAGAATCTGCCTGGAGCCACGAACCTATCTAGGGAGCAG GATGAGAGAGCTCTCCCGCCAGAGACTGTTCCTGAAACAGGTGAGCTGGAGGGTCTGACGCCCAGGGAGAACTTGGAGAAGGACCTGCTGGAAGACAGGGGAGAGACAAAAACCCTTCAATCTGAAGCACCTCAACTTCTGAAGGGTCCTG AGGCAGACGTTTCCACTACGGGGGGATCCAGACGAGGTCCTCTAAAAAATCGCAGACATATGAAAAGGAAACGGGACAGCAGTCCGACTTGCCAAGACGTGTGTCAAGAAGCAGCCACATGTTTGGACCAAGGAGAGTTCTCAGGACAGCTTGGGTCCCATTCCATTGATGTATCTGGCACCGTGGGACCCACCAGTCTTCCTGAGGGAGCAGAAACCCCGGGACGGGCACCCTCTGAATGCAGGATGTGCAAAAAGAGCTTTCCTTATCAATCTCAGCTTATCTTGCACCAGAGGACACACACAGGAGAGAGGCCCTTTCAATGCGACATCTGTGCCAAAGGGTTCATACAGCCTTCAGATCTGCGGGTTCATGAGCGGATCCACACTGGCGAAAAGCCCTACAGCTGTGATCTCTGCCTCAAGAAGTTCACCCACGACTCCACACTGCGCGCTCACAAGAGGACCCACACCCAGGAGAAGCCTTTCCGCTGTGAGCACTGTGACAGAGCTTTCAGCCACCGAGGGAACCTCAATGTTCACCGACGCATCCACTCTGGCCTCAAGCCCTACGTGTGCCCCGAGTGTCACAGTGCCTTCCGTCAGCTGGGGACTTTCAAACGCCACCAGAAAATCCATTCCAGATGA
- the LOC532036 gene encoding zinc finger and SCAN domain-containing protein 5B-like: MAENQTRGRGPVTDSPGAESSASAPRQDTRRENPDSDLEVLRVRFRTFSSSDVSDPIKALRRLRELCGLWLRPDLHTKEQMVDRLVPEQFVKCMPPDIQVLVKSSGAETCKDLEEVLRKKQKLKKRAVVRVQGEDFLMPVSGVQMLGSEINEGHSEGDRARKPQSTVSVVPPDEGQQESQDRQHLPGAKNLSRGQGQKALPPETIPETGELEGQTPSKENLEKDLLKDTGVTRTLPSQEPELLQDREGDVSTLSGSRRGPLKNRRHVKRKRDSSPSCQDMGQEAATCLDQGEFSEQLGSRSVGSSGSVGPTSLPEGAETPGRAPSECKVCKKSFPYQSQLTLHQRTHTGERPFQCDICARGFMQLLDLQVHQRIHTGKKPYSCDICLKKFTHDFTLRAHKRTHTQEKAFRCEHCDRAFGHRGNLKVHRRTHYRIKPYVCPESQLPSVSWGL; the protein is encoded by the exons ATGGCTGAGAACCAGACAAGGGGTCGTGGCCCCGTCACGGACAGTCCTGGAGCAGAGTCGTCAGCGTCTGCGCCACGCCAAGACACCCGAAGGGAAAACCCCGACTCCGACCTTGAAGTGTTGCGCGTCCGCTTCAGAACGTTTAGCAGCTCGGACGTATCCGACCCGATCAAGGCTCTGAGGAGGCTCCGTGAACTCTGCGGTCTGTGGCTGAGGCCGGATCTTCACACCAAGGAGCAGATGGTGGACAGGCTGGTGCCGGAGCAGTTCGTGAAGTGCATGCCACCGGACATCCAGGTCTTAGTCAAAAGTAGTGGTGCCGAGACTTGTAAGGATCTGGAAGAGGTGCTgagaaagaagcagaagctgaagAAACGG GCTGTTGTCCGTGTCCAAGGCGAGGATTTTTTGATGCCAGTCTCGGGTGTTCAAATGTTAGGATCTGAGATCAATGAGGGGCACAGTGAGGGAGACCGAGCCAGGAAGCCCCAGTCTACAGTCAGTGTGGTCCCTCCAGACGAGGGCCAGCAGGAAAGCCAAGACAGGCAGCATCTGCCAGGAGCCAAGAACCTGTCGAGGGGGCAG GGCCAGAAAGCTCTCCCGCCAGAGACCATTCCTGAAACAGGTGAACTGGAGGGTCAGACGCCCTCCAAGGAGAACTTGGAGAAGGACCTGCTGAAAGACACAGGAGTGACAAGAACCCTTCCGTCTCAAGAGCCTGAACTTCTGCAGGATCGTG AGGGAGACGTTTCCACTCTGAGTGGATCCAGACGAGGTCCTCTGAAGAATCGCAGACATGTCAAAAGGAAACGGGACAGCAGTCCCTCTTGCCAAGACATGGGTCAAGAAGCAGCCACGTGTTTGGACCAAGGAGAGTTCTCAGAACAGCTTGGATCCCGTTCCGTTGGTTCATCTGGCAGCGTGGGACCCACCAGTCTTCCTGAGGGAGCAGAAACCCCAGGACGGGCACCCTCTGAATGCAAGGTGTGCAAAAAGAGCTTTCCTTATCAATCTCAGCTTACCTTACACCAGAGGACACACACAGGAGAGAGGCCCTTTCAATGCGACATCTGTGCCAGAGGGTTCATGCAGCTCTTAGATCTGCAGGTTCACCAGCGGATCCACACTGGCAAGAAGCCCTACAGCTGTGACATCTGCCTCAAGAAGTTCACTCATGACTTCACGCTGCGCGCTCACAAGAGGACCCACACCCAGGAGAAGGCTTTCCGCTGTGAGCACTGTGACAGAGCTTTCGGCCACCGAGGGAACCTCAAAGTTCACCGACGCACCCACTATAGGATCAAGCCCTACGTGTGCCCCGAGTCCCAATTGCCTTCTGTCAGCTGGGGACTTTGA